A window of Cohnella herbarum contains these coding sequences:
- the rplU gene encoding 50S ribosomal protein L21 gives MYAIIETGGKQYKVQAGDVLFIEKLSANVGDSITFDRVLAVSNKDGLTTGSPIVAGASVTGKVEQHVKGEKIIVFKYKPKKNYKRKQGHRQPYTKVTIENIKA, from the coding sequence ATGTACGCGATTATTGAAACTGGCGGTAAACAGTATAAAGTTCAAGCGGGCGATGTGCTTTTCATTGAAAAGCTTTCTGCTAACGTAGGCGACAGCATCACGTTTGACCGCGTGTTGGCAGTATCCAACAAAGACGGATTGACTACAGGATCCCCGATCGTAGCAGGCGCGTCCGTAACGGGCAAAGTCGAGCAACACGTGAAAGGCGAGAAAATCATCGTCTTCAAGTACAAGCCTAAGAAAAACTACAAACGCAAGCAAGGCCATCGTCAACCGTACACGAAAGTGACGATCGAGAACATTAAGGCTTAA
- a CDS encoding HD-GYP domain-containing protein codes for MSDQPKAIFLPSGRILSRDLFNTHGVMILPAAHRLNEDDLNKLKDHGIDLEETDIEPLSVESKALLALEESVTTVQNIFQDIRQTGQIPVLDIRNEIMPAIVQSSEQVQVFPLLISMQAKDDYTYRHNIAVGAIASMLGRWVGLPENELAILTIGAILHDVGKMRIPELILNKKDKLSDEEFDIMKKHTVFGYEMIKSCVGLSHRSALIALQHHEREDGTGYPLGLRGNRIDYLSKIVAISDVFHALTSNRVYRNASPFYEILRQMYTGSLGNFDRHILQIFTKRLMNALVGCEVELTDGRTGKVVLINPVDPTRPLIQTNDDFIDLSKEIHLHMEQIIG; via the coding sequence ATGAGCGACCAACCGAAAGCCATTTTCCTACCGTCCGGCCGGATACTGTCCCGGGATTTATTTAATACGCATGGCGTCATGATTCTTCCCGCGGCGCATCGTTTAAACGAAGACGACCTTAACAAGCTTAAAGATCATGGCATCGACTTGGAAGAAACCGATATCGAACCTCTAAGCGTCGAATCCAAAGCTCTGTTGGCGCTTGAAGAATCAGTAACGACCGTTCAAAACATTTTCCAAGACATTCGCCAGACGGGTCAGATCCCGGTCCTCGATATCCGCAACGAAATTATGCCCGCCATCGTTCAATCCTCGGAACAAGTTCAAGTGTTTCCTTTGCTCATTTCCATGCAGGCCAAGGACGATTACACCTATCGCCACAATATTGCGGTCGGAGCCATCGCTTCTATGCTAGGCCGCTGGGTAGGATTGCCCGAGAACGAACTTGCGATCCTCACGATCGGAGCGATTCTGCACGACGTAGGTAAAATGCGAATTCCCGAGCTCATTCTTAACAAAAAAGATAAGCTGTCGGACGAAGAATTCGATATCATGAAGAAACATACCGTATTCGGCTACGAGATGATCAAGAGCTGCGTCGGTCTTTCCCATCGTTCCGCCCTGATAGCCTTGCAGCATCATGAGAGGGAAGACGGAACCGGGTATCCGCTGGGCCTTCGCGGCAATCGAATCGATTATTTAAGCAAGATCGTCGCCATATCGGACGTATTCCATGCTTTGACGAGCAATCGCGTCTATCGGAACGCCTCCCCGTTCTACGAGATTTTAAGGCAGATGTATACGGGATCTCTCGGAAATTTCGATCGGCATATTCTGCAGATTTTTACGAAACGGCTGATGAATGCTTTAGTCGGGTGCGAGGTGGAGTTAACCGATGGACGAACGGGCAAAGTGGTCCTTATTAATCCCGTCGATCCCACGCGACCGCTTATACAAACGAACGATGATTTCATCGACCTCAGCAAAGAAATTCACTTGCATATGGAACAGATCATCGGTTAG
- a CDS encoding M50 family metallopeptidase: MAGIHFRLHPLFVLVMIASIATGQFAQLATLFVIVLWHELGHLFAALRFGWTVREVKLLPFGGVVEVEDAGTLPVREEIWVAIAGPAQNVILAAIGYFLGQIGWIGKEWSDDFVRANVLIGLFNLLPVLPLDGGRMLQAWISLQLPFHRTLMWSAKISLAFSGLIVIASLYPLRSGGLLHLNLLTVGVFLCASNWVYLRNIPFVFLRFLVHRSERSEKQIDRGKLSRPIVIAENRPLSSIIKLFMKEQYHLVYVMKRGKIANVVPEKAIIDGFLGRLTSGNADLKIFM, translated from the coding sequence ATGGCGGGGATCCACTTCCGGCTTCATCCGTTATTCGTACTCGTCATGATTGCCTCGATCGCGACGGGACAATTCGCGCAGCTCGCGACTTTATTCGTTATCGTCTTGTGGCACGAGTTAGGTCATCTATTCGCCGCGCTTCGCTTCGGATGGACGGTACGGGAGGTCAAGCTGCTCCCTTTCGGAGGAGTCGTGGAAGTGGAGGATGCCGGCACGCTGCCGGTCAGGGAGGAAATATGGGTTGCGATCGCGGGACCTGCCCAGAATGTCATCTTAGCGGCGATCGGTTATTTTCTAGGCCAGATCGGCTGGATCGGCAAGGAGTGGTCGGACGATTTCGTGCGTGCCAACGTGCTGATCGGCCTTTTTAATTTGTTGCCCGTTCTTCCGTTGGACGGAGGACGTATGCTTCAAGCGTGGATTAGTCTGCAGCTTCCGTTTCACCGAACGTTGATGTGGAGCGCGAAGATCAGCTTGGCGTTCAGCGGCCTTATCGTGATTGCATCCTTATATCCGCTTCGCAGCGGCGGATTGCTGCATTTGAACCTCTTAACGGTAGGCGTCTTTCTATGCGCGTCGAACTGGGTGTATCTAAGGAACATTCCTTTCGTGTTTCTCAGATTCTTAGTGCACAGAAGCGAAAGGTCGGAAAAACAGATCGATCGGGGTAAGCTATCCAGACCTATCGTCATTGCCGAGAATCGCCCTCTATCCTCGATCATTAAGTTGTTCATGAAGGAGCAGTATCATTTGGTCTATGTGATGAAACGCGGGAAAATCGCGAACGTCGTTCCCGAGAAGGCGATTATCGACGGTTTTCTCGGTCGATTGACATCCGGGAATGCGGATTTGAAGATTTTCATGTAA
- a CDS encoding M23 family metallopeptidase — MQTRNNVRERRRERIEQLMGRHAMEDRGHTEPTVEEPMKSKGKANEESSRPDRAAEESMRFDYATPYSKSDLPRYEANLPRKPADNVRMDDRSAYFSSVAPSNEPDPELWWREREKQLKSGQASGWQGLKGIPPTSAARTNPPPDGSDIRLFVRGVSFRFVVAALAFAGIWGWFKLEMPGSVEGRAWMVSSVTRDMDFEAIEAWYGSTFGGSPSFLPFNRDEPDTKEVSALLNPSETALPVQGRIVQTYAQNGTGVKVSAPGGSEVSSIYTGRVVQVKNDPNSGVTISVQHQNQVLSVYGSLEESSVKPNDWVVTGQRLGQLKRSEDSQTEGILYFAVQQRGKALNPAEVVSFD, encoded by the coding sequence ATGCAAACACGGAACAATGTTCGCGAGCGTAGGCGCGAGCGGATCGAGCAGTTGATGGGACGGCATGCAATGGAGGATCGAGGCCATACGGAGCCAACCGTTGAGGAACCAATGAAATCAAAAGGGAAAGCGAACGAGGAATCCTCGCGACCGGATCGTGCGGCGGAAGAGTCGATGCGATTCGATTACGCAACGCCATATTCGAAATCCGACTTGCCGAGATATGAAGCGAATTTGCCCCGGAAGCCTGCCGATAACGTTCGTATGGACGATAGATCGGCATACTTTAGCTCGGTCGCCCCGTCAAACGAGCCGGATCCCGAGTTATGGTGGAGAGAGCGCGAGAAGCAGTTGAAATCGGGACAAGCCTCTGGCTGGCAGGGGCTGAAGGGAATTCCTCCGACGTCAGCCGCAAGAACGAATCCTCCGCCCGATGGCTCGGACATCCGGTTGTTCGTCAGAGGAGTCTCTTTTCGATTCGTAGTCGCCGCGCTTGCGTTCGCCGGGATATGGGGATGGTTTAAACTTGAAATGCCGGGAAGCGTGGAAGGACGGGCATGGATGGTCTCGTCGGTGACGCGGGATATGGACTTCGAAGCAATAGAAGCTTGGTACGGCAGCACGTTCGGGGGTTCGCCCTCGTTCTTGCCGTTTAACCGCGATGAACCGGATACGAAAGAAGTGTCCGCCTTATTAAATCCGTCCGAAACGGCCCTTCCCGTTCAAGGAAGAATCGTTCAGACTTACGCTCAGAACGGGACGGGCGTTAAGGTCTCCGCGCCTGGCGGCAGCGAAGTCTCGTCGATCTATACCGGTCGCGTTGTTCAGGTAAAAAATGATCCCAATAGCGGAGTTACGATAAGCGTTCAACATCAGAATCAGGTTCTTTCGGTGTACGGCAGCCTTGAGGAATCGTCCGTCAAGCCGAACGATTGGGTGGTCACGGGGCAGCGATTGGGGCAGCTGAAACGATCCGAAGACAGCCAGACCGAGGGTATTCTTTATTTCGCCGTCCAACAGCGAGGGAAAGCGCTGAATCCGGCGGAAGTGGTATCCTTTGATTAA
- the minD gene encoding septum site-determining protein MinD, producing MGEAIVVTSGKGGVGKTTTSANLGTALAMMGKKVCMVDTDIGLRNLDVVMGLENRIIYDLIDVAEGRCRVNQALIKDKRFDELYMLPAAQTKDKNDISPEQVRQIIESLKPDFDYIIIDCPAGIEQGFRNAIAGASQAIVVTTPENAAVRDADRVIGLLEKSHFPSPKLIINRIRPNMMKSGDMLEIEDICQVLAIDLIGIVPDDEYVIKAANSGEPTVMNVNSRAAIAYRNIARRILGETVPLSQLDDKAGMFRKVKKFLGMG from the coding sequence ATGGGAGAAGCGATCGTTGTCACCTCGGGCAAAGGCGGCGTAGGCAAAACGACGACGTCGGCCAATCTAGGAACGGCATTGGCGATGATGGGGAAAAAGGTATGCATGGTAGATACCGATATCGGATTGCGTAATCTCGACGTCGTCATGGGACTCGAGAACCGGATTATCTACGATCTCATTGACGTGGCGGAAGGACGCTGCCGGGTTAATCAGGCGCTCATTAAAGATAAACGCTTCGATGAGCTGTACATGCTTCCCGCGGCGCAGACGAAGGATAAGAACGATATATCGCCGGAACAGGTACGACAGATCATTGAAAGCTTGAAGCCGGATTTCGATTACATCATTATCGATTGCCCGGCCGGAATCGAGCAAGGCTTTCGCAACGCGATCGCGGGCGCTTCGCAAGCTATCGTCGTGACGACGCCGGAGAATGCCGCCGTTCGCGACGCGGATCGCGTTATCGGATTGCTGGAGAAGAGCCATTTTCCATCGCCAAAGTTAATTATTAACCGTATTCGTCCGAATATGATGAAAAGCGGAGATATGCTTGAGATCGAAGATATTTGCCAGGTGCTTGCCATCGATCTGATCGGAATCGTGCCGGACGACGAATATGTGATCAAGGCGGCGAATTCCGGAGAACCGACGGTCATGAACGTGAATTCCCGTGCCGCGATCGCTTATCGGAATATCGCACGCCGCATTTTAGGAGAGACCGTACCCTTGTCTCAGCTAGACGACAAGGCGGGGATGTTCCGCAAAGTAAAGAAGTTTTTGGGAATGGGATGA
- a CDS encoding FtsW/RodA/SpoVE family cell cycle protein → MLNRLKKMDWMMLAILVMFMGISSLLVKSATYTNNNPAYANYDIKTLFFYGLGFAVIIIATLIDYRLILKIWYVWYGIGIIMLLLIFVLVEEKNGARSWFEFGQFSFQPAEVMKLFLIIAIAALMGRRQGDPLRMRSDVMVVAAVSFVPFMLVMLQPDLGNAMIYIFIVLGMLWIGNVRYSYVMIGLAVVVGGLLLFVTLFNTYNTEIHDYLESKKLTHWYERINTYIHPDEASADAKRQSEYAKIAIGSGGLAGDGYLQGESKNRKFIPYTYSDSIFVVIGEEFGFQGAAILLLLYFLFIYRMILIAYQCYDLRGSFIIIGIATMMVFQIFQNIGMMIGVMPITGITLPFISYGGTSLLLNMMSIGLIFSIRAHQEKYQMDS, encoded by the coding sequence TTGCTTAACCGATTGAAGAAAATGGACTGGATGATGCTGGCGATTCTCGTGATGTTCATGGGAATCAGCAGCTTATTGGTGAAAAGCGCGACGTACACGAACAATAATCCCGCCTATGCGAACTATGATATAAAGACCCTCTTCTTCTATGGGCTGGGGTTTGCTGTCATAATTATCGCAACGCTGATCGATTACCGTCTCATTTTGAAAATATGGTATGTGTGGTATGGAATCGGCATTATCATGCTTTTGTTGATCTTCGTCCTGGTCGAAGAGAAGAACGGAGCGCGGAGTTGGTTTGAATTCGGGCAGTTTTCTTTTCAGCCTGCGGAAGTCATGAAGCTTTTCCTGATTATCGCGATCGCCGCGCTAATGGGAAGACGCCAAGGCGATCCGCTCCGAATGCGCAGCGACGTCATGGTTGTGGCTGCCGTATCGTTCGTGCCGTTTATGCTCGTGATGCTCCAACCGGATCTCGGGAACGCGATGATTTATATTTTTATCGTGCTCGGCATGCTCTGGATCGGCAACGTTCGATATTCTTATGTCATGATCGGTTTAGCGGTAGTCGTCGGCGGTTTGTTGTTGTTCGTGACTTTGTTTAATACGTACAATACCGAAATTCACGATTACTTGGAATCGAAGAAGCTCACCCACTGGTACGAACGTATCAATACTTACATCCATCCGGACGAAGCTTCCGCAGACGCCAAACGACAATCGGAATACGCGAAGATCGCGATCGGCTCGGGCGGGCTTGCCGGGGATGGCTATTTACAGGGAGAATCGAAGAACCGCAAGTTCATTCCGTACACGTACTCCGATTCCATCTTCGTCGTCATCGGCGAAGAGTTCGGTTTCCAAGGTGCGGCGATCTTGTTGCTGCTGTACTTCCTCTTTATTTACAGGATGATCCTGATCGCTTACCAATGTTATGACTTGCGAGGCTCCTTCATCATCATCGGGATCGCGACGATGATGGTATTCCAGATCTTCCAGAACATCGGGATGATGATCGGGGTTATGCCGATAACCGGAATAACGTTGCCGTTCATTAGCTATGGAGGCACTTCCTTGCTGCTGAATATGATGTCGATCGGATTGATTTTCAGCATTCGCGCCCATCAGGAGAAATATCAGATGGATAGCTGA
- a CDS encoding ACT domain-containing protein, protein MAERYYVVREDLLPDGILKTEQAKELLRRGEAATIHEAAEKVGLSRSAYYKYKDGVYSIEQTSRESIATLSMDLEHRSGVLSKVLGMLAASDGNVLTISQSIPLQGMANVVVSLDTTIINGALPELLEQLRSLDGVKRATVVGRS, encoded by the coding sequence ATGGCGGAACGGTACTATGTCGTCCGCGAGGATTTGCTGCCGGACGGCATTCTCAAGACGGAGCAAGCGAAAGAACTGTTGCGGCGAGGCGAAGCGGCTACGATTCACGAAGCCGCCGAGAAGGTTGGTTTAAGTCGCAGCGCCTATTACAAATACAAAGATGGCGTCTATTCGATCGAGCAGACGTCGCGGGAATCTATCGCGACCTTGTCGATGGATTTGGAGCATCGTTCGGGCGTGCTCTCGAAGGTGCTCGGAATGCTGGCGGCAAGCGACGGCAACGTGCTGACGATCTCGCAGTCCATTCCCCTTCAAGGAATGGCGAACGTCGTCGTTTCCTTGGATACGACGATCATTAACGGCGCTTTGCCGGAGCTTCTGGAGCAATTACGATCGTTAGACGGCGTCAAACGGGCTACCGTAGTCGGGCGCAGCTAA
- the rpmA gene encoding 50S ribosomal protein L27, producing the protein MLKLNLQLFASKKGVGSTRNGRDSQSKRLGAKRADGQVVTAGSILYRQRGTKIHPGNNVGIGKDDTLFALVQGVVKFERWGRDRKKVSVYPVAQAPVAAALEV; encoded by the coding sequence ATGTTGAAGTTAAATCTTCAGTTATTCGCCTCGAAAAAAGGGGTCGGATCGACGAGGAACGGACGAGACAGCCAATCCAAGCGTCTAGGCGCGAAGAGAGCGGACGGTCAAGTCGTAACTGCCGGCAGCATCTTGTATCGCCAACGCGGTACTAAGATTCATCCGGGCAACAACGTAGGCATCGGCAAAGACGATACGCTCTTCGCTTTAGTGCAAGGCGTTGTGAAGTTCGAACGTTGGGGACGCGATCGCAAGAAAGTTAGCGTGTACCCTGTAGCGCAAGCTCCAGTAGCTGCCGCTCTAGAAGTTTAA
- a CDS encoding Rne/Rng family ribonuclease, with product MKQLFIHCAQNVTQSALLEDGKLTEFSVERTEGTSLIGNLYKGRVVNVLPGMQAAFVDIGLAKNAFLYVDDVLHPHLERQPKEKPAITELLKPGDELLVQIMKEPLGGKGARVTTHFSIPGRWLVYMPNADYIGISKKIELELERARLRSLAEAMRSEGEGVILRTNAEGENRESLEEDLNLLRSAWRNIVDRCKDASAPSELHRDSGLVERMVRDVITPDTEQLIIDDELSLHEAKAYLRQTAPALEGKVQLYDDPKPLFDKFGIKEQLDKAFQSRIWLPSGGYLVWEQTEALTVIDVNTGKYTGSIDLEETVFLTNKEAADEVARLLRLRDVGGIIIIDFIDMEIEDHRHQIVQQLEMRIKRDRTKCQVVGWTRLGLMEMTRKKARENAMNYFYETCASCKGKGKIYIR from the coding sequence ATGAAGCAGCTGTTTATCCATTGCGCGCAAAATGTTACCCAATCTGCATTACTGGAAGACGGAAAACTGACGGAGTTCAGCGTGGAGCGGACGGAAGGAACATCGCTGATCGGCAACCTATACAAGGGACGCGTCGTGAACGTCCTTCCCGGCATGCAAGCTGCCTTTGTCGATATCGGATTGGCGAAAAACGCTTTTTTGTACGTGGACGATGTGCTGCATCCCCATCTGGAGAGGCAACCGAAAGAGAAGCCGGCGATTACGGAACTGCTGAAGCCCGGAGACGAACTGCTCGTGCAGATCATGAAAGAACCGCTCGGAGGCAAGGGAGCTCGGGTGACGACTCACTTCTCGATCCCGGGAAGATGGCTCGTCTATATGCCAAACGCGGATTACATAGGCATCTCGAAGAAAATCGAGTTGGAGCTCGAGCGCGCCCGGCTGAGAAGTTTGGCCGAAGCGATGCGATCCGAGGGGGAAGGCGTCATCCTCCGCACGAACGCCGAGGGCGAGAACCGCGAATCGCTGGAAGAGGATTTGAATTTATTGCGCAGCGCTTGGCGGAACATCGTCGACCGATGCAAAGATGCAAGCGCGCCGTCCGAGCTGCACCGGGATTCGGGTCTAGTAGAGCGAATGGTTCGCGATGTCATCACGCCCGATACCGAACAGTTAATTATCGACGACGAATTGAGCCTGCACGAAGCGAAAGCTTACTTGCGCCAGACGGCGCCGGCCTTGGAAGGGAAAGTGCAGCTTTACGACGATCCGAAGCCTCTTTTCGATAAGTTCGGTATTAAGGAGCAATTAGACAAGGCGTTTCAGTCGAGAATTTGGTTACCGAGCGGAGGATACCTCGTCTGGGAACAAACTGAAGCCTTAACGGTAATTGACGTGAATACGGGCAAATACACCGGGTCCATCGACCTGGAAGAGACGGTATTCCTGACCAACAAGGAAGCCGCGGACGAGGTCGCCCGGTTACTTCGGTTGCGCGACGTAGGCGGGATTATCATTATTGATTTTATCGACATGGAGATCGAAGATCATCGCCATCAGATCGTGCAGCAATTGGAAATGCGAATCAAGCGCGATCGCACGAAATGTCAGGTTGTCGGATGGACTCGCCTCGGATTAATGGAGATGACCCGCAAAAAAGCGAGAGAGAACGCGATGAACTACTTCTACGAGACGTGCGCTTCTTGCAAGGGGAAAGGTAAAATTTATATCCGGTAA
- the obgE gene encoding GTPase ObgE, which produces MFVDKAKIYVKGGDGGDGLVSFRRELYVPEGGPAGGDGGNGGNVIFRVDEGLRTLMDFRYQKHFKADRGEKGRNKSQHGANADHMVVRVPPGTIVVDDDTGEKIADLTRHDQQVIIAKGGRGGRGNIRFKSSVNTAPAIAENGEEGQARWVTLELKVMADVGLVGFPSVGKSTLLSVVSAAQPKIGAYHFTTITPNLGVVDLGDERSFVMADLPGLIEGAHTGVGLGHEFLRHVERTRIIVHVVDMSGMEGRDPFEDWVKINDELRLYNVKLADRPQIVAANKMDMPESEENIAEFRDKVGEINPDIVVMPISSLTKQGVKEMLYRVADLLESLPEPSEIEESEQLAKAEEGVVYRYESQGDMGFKITRDNEVFVIESEAIERLMRRTQFNSYEAIMRFGRILRGNGIDEALRKRGAKDGNTIRIGKFEFEFFEGGSDEYLYEDE; this is translated from the coding sequence ATGTTTGTAGACAAAGCGAAGATTTATGTAAAAGGCGGCGACGGCGGCGACGGGCTCGTCTCGTTCCGCAGGGAACTGTACGTACCCGAGGGCGGTCCTGCAGGCGGAGACGGCGGCAACGGCGGCAACGTTATTTTCCGCGTCGATGAAGGTTTGCGTACGTTAATGGATTTCCGCTACCAGAAACATTTCAAGGCGGATAGAGGCGAGAAGGGCCGCAATAAGTCCCAACATGGGGCTAACGCGGACCATATGGTCGTTCGGGTACCGCCGGGAACGATCGTCGTAGACGACGATACGGGCGAGAAAATCGCGGATTTGACGCGTCATGACCAACAGGTCATCATCGCCAAAGGCGGTCGCGGCGGTAGAGGGAACATCCGGTTCAAGAGCTCGGTCAATACGGCTCCGGCCATTGCCGAGAACGGCGAAGAAGGGCAAGCTCGTTGGGTAACCCTTGAGCTTAAAGTCATGGCGGACGTTGGTTTGGTCGGGTTCCCGAGCGTCGGCAAGTCGACTTTGCTTTCCGTCGTATCCGCGGCGCAGCCGAAGATCGGCGCATACCACTTTACGACGATAACGCCGAACCTTGGCGTCGTCGATCTGGGAGACGAGCGGAGCTTCGTCATGGCCGATCTGCCTGGTTTGATCGAAGGCGCGCATACCGGAGTAGGCCTCGGCCATGAGTTCTTGCGTCACGTGGAGCGGACGAGGATTATCGTTCACGTCGTGGACATGTCCGGAATGGAAGGCCGAGATCCGTTCGAAGATTGGGTTAAAATCAATGACGAGCTGAGGCTATACAATGTCAAGTTGGCCGATCGTCCGCAGATCGTCGCGGCTAATAAGATGGATATGCCCGAGTCGGAAGAGAACATCGCCGAATTCCGCGACAAAGTCGGCGAGATCAACCCGGATATCGTCGTTATGCCGATTTCCTCGCTTACGAAACAAGGCGTCAAGGAAATGCTGTACAGGGTAGCGGATTTGTTGGAGTCGCTGCCGGAGCCTTCCGAGATCGAAGAGAGCGAGCAATTGGCCAAGGCGGAGGAGGGCGTCGTCTATCGCTACGAATCGCAGGGCGATATGGGCTTCAAGATTACGCGGGATAACGAAGTATTCGTCATCGAGAGCGAAGCGATCGAAAGATTGATGAGGCGTACCCAGTTCAACTCCTACGAAGCGATCATGCGGTTCGGCCGTATCCTGCGCGGCAACGGAATCGATGAAGCGCTTCGCAAGCGCGGGGCCAAGGACGGCAACACCATCCGGATCGGCAAATTCGAATTCGAATTTTTCGAAGGCGGATCCGACGAATACTTGTACGAAGACGAATAG
- a CDS encoding ribosomal-processing cysteine protease Prp: protein MITITIVRNVEKAIIRFTVSGHAFYDDPGKDIVCAGVSAVTIGAVNAIEKLTGLEPRAVSESGWLQAEAPLSADPRRNDQVQLLLEGMVVALESIEESYGKHVKIKVTFAEKGG, encoded by the coding sequence ATGATCACGATAACGATCGTGCGCAACGTTGAGAAGGCTATTATACGATTTACCGTATCGGGGCATGCTTTTTACGACGATCCCGGCAAAGACATCGTCTGTGCCGGCGTATCGGCTGTAACGATTGGAGCGGTTAACGCGATCGAGAAATTAACGGGGCTTGAGCCTCGCGCCGTTTCCGAATCCGGCTGGCTCCAAGCGGAAGCGCCGCTTAGCGCGGATCCCCGGCGTAACGACCAGGTTCAGCTTTTGCTGGAAGGGATGGTCGTCGCTCTTGAATCCATCGAGGAATCATACGGCAAGCACGTGAAAATAAAAGTAACCTTTGCGGAAAAAGGAGGTTGA
- a CDS encoding Spo0B domain-containing protein yields MMFRKMTLWGLAALLSLTLPAAAVFIWHRSWWPLIVFVLWTSAAFAVIGVLQRRKHREQCDRLLMHGHLSAIRTLSHHRHDWMNELQIVYGYLRLNKLDKAVEVVDRIRGRMEQDSRLSQIGIPELAAFLLSFRTVCDTMRLDVDIQDGLHLDRLPCEAEELSRTIIGLVNVIRFRATLPTGGENVLKLTLSQTEGDLKIVMDYYGELAASDSVVDELEKCLQGKGQIDQGKEPAEQSEQARTMVIHLPLPA; encoded by the coding sequence ATGATGTTTAGGAAAATGACACTGTGGGGACTTGCGGCTTTGTTATCGCTGACTTTGCCTGCCGCTGCGGTCTTTATCTGGCATCGTTCATGGTGGCCGTTAATCGTATTCGTCCTTTGGACATCGGCGGCCTTCGCTGTAATCGGCGTGCTGCAAAGACGTAAACACCGGGAGCAATGCGATCGACTGCTAATGCACGGGCACTTATCGGCGATTCGAACGTTAAGCCACCATCGGCATGACTGGATGAACGAATTGCAAATCGTGTACGGTTATTTAAGGCTTAACAAGTTAGATAAAGCAGTGGAGGTCGTGGATAGAATAAGAGGACGGATGGAGCAGGACAGTCGGTTGTCGCAGATCGGCATACCGGAGCTGGCCGCCTTCCTTTTATCTTTTCGCACGGTGTGCGACACGATGCGCTTGGACGTGGACATTCAGGACGGGCTCCACTTGGACCGGCTGCCTTGCGAGGCGGAAGAGCTGTCGAGGACGATTATCGGCCTGGTGAACGTCATTCGGTTCCGTGCGACCTTGCCGACCGGCGGGGAGAATGTTCTTAAGCTCACCTTGTCCCAAACCGAGGGAGATCTTAAGATCGTGATGGATTATTACGGAGAACTCGCCGCTTCCGATAGCGTAGTCGACGAGTTGGAGAAGTGTTTGCAAGGAAAAGGACAAATAGATCAGGGAAAAGAGCCAGCGGAGCAAAGTGAGCAAGCGCGGACAATGGTTATTCATTTGCCTCTGCCGGCATAA